In Nonomuraea sp. NBC_00507, the following are encoded in one genomic region:
- a CDS encoding arsenate reductase ArsC, protein MAQTYHRDDLSVDQRLALATAARRLRDEFTGVVGTETIERFLHTSYDQFAVQSTIANFLPLLAERFARQRLHALARVEGHHDGRPVVLFLCVHNAGRSQMAMGFFQHLAGDGALAWSGGSEFATEINPAAVASMAERGIDISKEFPKPWTEEIVRAADVVVTMGCGDACPVFPGKRYLDWALDDPAGQSVEDVRPIRDEIERRVRALLDELSVPARG, encoded by the coding sequence ATGGCCCAGACCTATCATCGCGATGACCTGTCCGTGGACCAGCGGCTCGCGCTGGCCACCGCCGCCCGCCGCCTGCGCGATGAGTTCACCGGCGTTGTCGGCACCGAGACCATTGAACGCTTCCTGCACACCAGCTACGACCAGTTCGCCGTGCAGAGCACCATCGCCAACTTCCTGCCGCTGCTGGCCGAGCGGTTCGCCCGCCAGCGCCTGCACGCCCTGGCCCGCGTCGAGGGTCACCATGATGGCCGGCCGGTCGTGCTGTTCCTGTGCGTGCACAATGCCGGTCGTTCCCAGATGGCCATGGGGTTCTTCCAGCACCTGGCCGGAGATGGCGCGCTGGCCTGGTCGGGTGGGTCCGAGTTCGCCACTGAGATCAATCCGGCCGCGGTCGCGTCCATGGCGGAGCGGGGGATCGACATCTCGAAGGAGTTCCCCAAGCCGTGGACGGAGGAGATCGTCCGGGCTGCTGATGTGGTGGTCACCATGGGCTGTGGCGACGCCTGTCCGGTCTTCCCCGGTAAGCGCTACCTGGACTGGGCGCTGGACGATCCTGCGGGTCAGAGTGTCGAGGACGTACGCCCGATTCGCGACGAGATCGAACGCCGCGTCCGCGCCCTTCTCGACGAACTGAGCGTTCCCGCCAGGGGGTGA
- the tnpA gene encoding IS200/IS605 family transposase: MSPRWEPNPDIRTGRHCVHELSTHLVFVTKYRRDALTGPMLERCEQIMKEVCEKFDCELTDFNGAHDHVHLLVRYPPKVALSSLVNSLKGVSARYLRQEYNTHVRTHLRGGHFWSRSYYAGSTGDASLATVRTYLQSQDQPQK, encoded by the coding sequence ATGTCACCACGATGGGAACCGAACCCGGACATCAGAACCGGGCGTCACTGCGTCCACGAGCTGTCCACGCATTTGGTGTTTGTCACGAAATATCGGCGGGACGCACTCACCGGCCCCATGCTGGAACGCTGCGAACAGATCATGAAAGAGGTGTGCGAGAAATTCGACTGCGAACTGACCGACTTCAACGGCGCACACGACCACGTCCACCTCCTGGTCCGCTACCCGCCCAAGGTCGCCCTGTCCTCCCTCGTCAACTCCCTCAAAGGCGTCTCAGCCCGCTACCTCCGCCAGGAATACAACACCCACGTCCGCACACACCTGCGGGGCGGGCACTTCTGGTCCCGCTCCTACTACGCAGGCTCGACCGGCGACGCCAGCCTGGCCACCGTCCGCACCTACCTCCAGTCCCAGGACCAGCCTCAGAAATGA
- a CDS encoding RNA-guided endonuclease InsQ/TnpB family protein yields the protein MRRGHPGRRKEIDWLNDLPAQAAQAVLKTYRQAWANYFNPDHPAGRPTFKSRLRSRMAVDVPQARDLNITRINRRWGAVTIPKLGRVRFRWTKDLPGVTKGGPDGKITGARLVKEAGGWHIVFRIQSEEPVPAPHPGPHTAIDRGIAVPLALATGEKIFHRDQWLTGGEQERLLRLERKAARQKRAAKPGQPASNRLKHTYDQIARLRAKAKRRAIDWQHQTTAKLTDRFSLIVLEDLKVTNMMASAAGTLQAPGKNVAQKRGLNRAIAGQAWGRTAEFLTYKATDKGGKVAYIPAPGTSQECHACHTITEGSRESQSRFVCKNPACGWIGNADVNAARTQLYRYNSAAGRAVTGRGGPAPLGPLKRQAPHGGPTRTAPHGVAA from the coding sequence GTGCGACGAGGCCATCCGGGCCGCCGCAAAGAGATCGACTGGCTCAACGACCTGCCCGCCCAAGCGGCGCAGGCCGTGCTGAAGACCTACCGGCAGGCGTGGGCGAACTACTTCAACCCCGACCACCCGGCCGGGCGCCCCACGTTCAAGAGCCGATTGCGCTCCCGGATGGCGGTGGACGTCCCCCAGGCGCGGGATCTGAACATCACCCGGATCAACCGGCGGTGGGGCGCGGTCACCATCCCCAAACTCGGCCGTGTCCGCTTCCGATGGACCAAAGACCTGCCGGGGGTCACGAAGGGCGGCCCGGACGGGAAGATCACCGGGGCGCGGCTGGTGAAGGAGGCAGGCGGGTGGCACATCGTGTTCCGTATCCAGAGCGAGGAGCCGGTGCCGGCCCCGCATCCGGGGCCGCACACCGCGATCGACCGGGGCATCGCCGTGCCCTTGGCGCTTGCCACCGGAGAGAAGATCTTCCACCGTGACCAGTGGCTGACCGGCGGGGAGCAGGAGCGCCTGCTCCGCCTGGAACGCAAAGCCGCCCGCCAGAAACGAGCCGCGAAACCCGGACAACCTGCCAGCAACCGGCTGAAGCACACCTACGACCAGATCGCCCGCCTGCGCGCCAAAGCCAAACGCCGGGCCATCGACTGGCAGCACCAGACCACCGCCAAACTCACCGACCGGTTCAGCCTCATCGTGCTCGAAGACCTCAAGGTCACAAACATGATGGCCTCCGCCGCCGGCACTCTCCAGGCGCCGGGTAAGAATGTCGCCCAAAAACGCGGCCTCAACCGCGCCATCGCCGGACAGGCATGGGGCCGCACCGCCGAGTTCCTCACCTACAAGGCCACCGACAAAGGCGGCAAGGTCGCCTACATCCCGGCACCGGGCACCAGCCAGGAATGCCACGCCTGCCACACGATCACCGAGGGCTCCCGCGAGAGTCAGTCCCGGTTCGTGTGCAAGAACCCAGCCTGCGGGTGGATCGGCAACGCCGACGTCAACGCCGCCCGCACCCAGTTGTACCGGTACAACTCAGCCGCCGGACGGGCGGTCACCGGACGTGGAGGCCCTGCACCACTGGGGCCGCTGAAGCGTCAAGCACCTCATGGCGGGCCCACCCGCACCGCCCCGCACGGGGTGGCCGCGTAG
- a CDS encoding class I SAM-dependent methyltransferase: MSRERLRSTFDTAASLYQQARPDYPAELYSDLLAISGIEAPAHLLEVGCGPGKATLPLARMGFRITAIELGEALAAEARHHLAEFADVSVITSSFEDWEPPTGVRFDLVYAATAWKWVDPDVKYAKAATLLPQGGHLAVWNADHAFPADVDPFFIEIQKVYEEIGEGHDGPWPPPLPEDEPDPIAAEFDASGHFAVVGTRRYVWALRYTADEYIALLDTFSGHIAMEPDKNQHLYREIRRRLAACPDGRLTRHWSAILTVGRRR, encoded by the coding sequence ATGTCGCGCGAACGTCTCCGATCCACCTTCGACACCGCCGCTTCTCTCTATCAGCAGGCGCGCCCTGATTACCCTGCCGAGCTGTATTCCGACCTGCTCGCGATCTCGGGTATCGAAGCACCCGCGCACCTGCTCGAAGTCGGATGTGGCCCGGGAAAAGCCACGCTGCCCTTGGCCCGGATGGGCTTTCGGATCACCGCGATCGAGCTCGGCGAGGCCCTGGCGGCGGAGGCACGGCACCACCTCGCCGAATTCGCCGACGTCTCGGTGATCACCTCATCGTTCGAAGACTGGGAGCCGCCCACAGGAGTCCGCTTCGATCTGGTCTACGCGGCCACAGCCTGGAAGTGGGTGGATCCGGACGTCAAGTACGCGAAGGCAGCCACCCTGCTCCCCCAAGGCGGCCACTTGGCCGTGTGGAACGCCGACCACGCATTCCCGGCAGACGTCGACCCGTTCTTCATCGAGATCCAGAAGGTCTATGAGGAAATCGGCGAAGGCCATGACGGCCCGTGGCCACCTCCACTGCCCGAGGACGAGCCCGACCCCATCGCCGCCGAGTTCGACGCCTCCGGGCACTTCGCGGTCGTCGGGACGCGGCGCTACGTCTGGGCCCTGCGCTACACGGCAGACGAATACATCGCGCTACTCGACACGTTCTCCGGCCACATCGCCATGGAGCCGGACAAGAACCAACACCTCTACCGCGAGATACGCCGCCGCCTCGCCGCCTGCCCGGACGGACGGCTCACCCGCCACTGGTCGGCCATCCTCACCGTCGGCCGCCGCCGATGA
- a CDS encoding dioxygenase family protein has protein sequence MTALLHQVLSQVDGPDPRLNELVRGLVTHLHAFVEEARPTPEEWLAGLDFLIETGKMCTPVRNEFILLSDMLGLTSAVDDVNNEGPESMTPSSVEGPFHSPAPERELGAWISFGPERERAVPTVVHGRVLDCDGTPLAGAVVDLWQANDTGLYDTQDDAQDTGNLRGLFTTDAEGRYWFRTIRPSSYPVPTDGSGGRLLKAIGRHPMRPAHLHYRVTAPGYRTLTTHVFLAGDPYLGSDAAYAVKDELICDPRERIEGWEMDGPYEEIEFDLKLVPLDWKEGQ, from the coding sequence ATGACCGCCCTTCTGCATCAGGTGCTCAGCCAGGTCGACGGACCGGACCCGCGGCTCAACGAGCTCGTCCGGGGCCTGGTCACGCACCTGCACGCCTTCGTCGAGGAGGCGCGCCCCACTCCCGAGGAGTGGCTGGCGGGGCTCGACTTCCTCATCGAGACCGGCAAGATGTGCACCCCCGTCCGCAACGAGTTCATCCTGTTGTCCGACATGCTCGGCCTGACCTCGGCCGTGGACGACGTCAACAACGAGGGTCCCGAGAGCATGACCCCATCCTCGGTCGAGGGCCCGTTCCACTCGCCGGCGCCGGAGCGTGAGCTCGGCGCCTGGATCAGCTTCGGTCCCGAGCGGGAGCGGGCGGTCCCCACGGTCGTCCACGGGCGGGTGCTGGACTGCGACGGCACCCCGCTGGCCGGCGCGGTGGTGGATCTGTGGCAGGCCAACGACACCGGCCTGTACGACACCCAGGACGACGCCCAGGACACCGGCAACCTGCGCGGCCTGTTCACCACCGACGCCGAGGGCCGCTACTGGTTCCGCACCATCCGGCCCAGCAGCTATCCGGTCCCCACCGACGGCAGTGGCGGCAGGCTGCTGAAGGCCATCGGCCGTCACCCCATGCGCCCGGCTCACCTGCACTACCGCGTCACCGCCCCGGGATACCGGACGCTGACCACCCACGTGTTCCTGGCCGGCGACCCCTACCTCGGCTCCGACGCCGCGTACGCGGTCAAGGACGAGCTGATCTGCGACCCCCGCGAGCGCATCGAGGGCTGGGAGATGGACGGTCCGTATGAGGAGATCGAGTTCGATCTCAAGCTGGTGCCTCTCGACTGGAAGGAAGGGCAGTGA
- the crcB gene encoding fluoride efflux transporter CrcB, translating into MTVLLVALGAAIGAPLRYLADRLVQSRHDSVFPWGTLAVNLAGSFALGLLVGMPAGPALSAALGTGFCGALTTYSTFSYETLRLAQEGTRFYALANIVAGIVAGLGAGLAGLLVAQAITA; encoded by the coding sequence ATGACGGTGCTGCTGGTGGCTCTCGGCGCCGCAATCGGGGCTCCGCTGCGCTATCTGGCTGATCGCCTGGTGCAATCCCGGCACGACTCGGTGTTTCCCTGGGGCACCCTCGCGGTCAACCTGGCGGGCTCGTTCGCGCTGGGACTGCTGGTGGGCATGCCCGCCGGGCCGGCCTTGTCCGCCGCTCTCGGCACCGGCTTTTGTGGCGCACTGACCACCTACTCCACCTTCAGCTACGAGACGTTGCGCCTGGCCCAGGAGGGCACCCGCTTCTATGCGCTGGCCAACATCGTTGCCGGGATCGTGGCCGGGCTCGGGGCCGGCCTGGCCGGCCTGCTTGTCGCCCAGGCCATCACCGCCTGA
- a CDS encoding MFS transporter, whose translation MRSRPAVAVLAAGVAASMALGEFIPFLTVVREEFALSLTTAGWLSSLITLVAGLACLPLGIWVDRRRLRGLFVAALVALGAAGVGAAFLGSTEMLFAVRVIQAAGYALVVITGPSLLVRLLEGRARQTALALWGLCIPAGLALASTAGSLAGAAGWRAQVAGVGLLTLGVAVFAGTLPPDSRPSRIESHDRLGEPGAGWAVAALAAGFAMIALVGVSVVTVLPTYLMGEMRLSGSQASLLAGLVPAASVLGSLAASAALRAGARPGRLIAAALLMAPLSAGVFLGAPVAVVALCAAAVLALNGLAVSAVFAALPGVASGRVAWGVGAVTQLGSLGTLLGPPLYGWCVEMSGWSSAVAVTAAIASGGVGFALAAVRRRLP comes from the coding sequence ATGAGATCTCGTCCTGCTGTCGCCGTGCTGGCGGCGGGTGTTGCGGCCAGTATGGCCTTGGGGGAATTCATCCCGTTTCTCACGGTGGTGCGCGAGGAGTTCGCCTTGTCGCTCACCACCGCGGGATGGCTGTCGTCACTCATCACACTGGTGGCCGGGCTCGCCTGCCTCCCGCTGGGGATCTGGGTGGATCGAAGGCGGCTGCGCGGGCTTTTCGTGGCCGCTCTGGTGGCGCTGGGCGCGGCAGGAGTGGGGGCCGCGTTCCTCGGCAGCACCGAGATGTTGTTCGCCGTGCGGGTGATCCAGGCCGCCGGGTACGCCCTGGTGGTGATCACAGGGCCGAGCTTGCTGGTCCGGCTGCTGGAGGGCAGGGCGCGGCAGACCGCCCTGGCGTTGTGGGGCTTGTGCATCCCGGCCGGGCTGGCGCTGGCGAGTACTGCGGGGTCGCTCGCGGGAGCCGCCGGATGGCGCGCCCAGGTCGCGGGCGTGGGCCTGCTCACCTTGGGAGTGGCGGTATTCGCCGGCACGCTGCCTCCAGACTCCCGTCCCAGCCGGATTGAGAGCCACGATCGGCTCGGCGAACCGGGTGCGGGGTGGGCGGTGGCCGCACTGGCGGCCGGGTTCGCGATGATCGCCCTGGTCGGCGTCAGCGTGGTCACGGTTCTCCCGACCTATCTCATGGGCGAGATGAGGCTGAGCGGCTCCCAAGCGAGCCTGTTGGCAGGGCTGGTGCCGGCGGCCAGCGTACTGGGCAGCCTGGCGGCCAGTGCCGCACTGCGGGCCGGGGCGCGGCCGGGACGGCTGATCGCCGCGGCGCTGCTCATGGCGCCATTGAGCGCCGGAGTCTTCCTAGGGGCGCCGGTGGCGGTGGTGGCGCTGTGCGCTGCGGCGGTGCTGGCGCTCAATGGCCTGGCCGTCTCAGCGGTGTTCGCGGCGTTGCCCGGCGTCGCGAGCGGTCGTGTCGCCTGGGGGGTCGGGGCGGTGACACAGCTGGGTAGCCTGGGCACGCTGCTCGGGCCGCCTCTCTACGGGTGGTGCGTGGAGATGAGCGGGTGGAGCTCGGCCGTCGCGGTAACGGCCGCCATCGCGAGCGGCGGAGTCGGATTCGCCTTGGCGGCGGTGCGGCGACGACTCCCATGA
- a CDS encoding SCO4225 family membrane protein, whose translation MRRYRNGLVAAVLAGAYAGLVVILGVVSVVILLTAQDPILLTGVALMIITFPLGWLIWWGWDLVPPQLEDPVLLTVILSGAGLLQAYVLWRILRGPSLHEGGTA comes from the coding sequence ATGAGGCGTTACAGAAATGGCCTGGTCGCGGCAGTTCTCGCCGGTGCGTACGCCGGCCTGGTGGTAATCCTTGGCGTCGTCTCGGTGGTGATCTTGCTGACCGCGCAAGATCCGATCCTGTTGACCGGCGTGGCCCTCATGATCATTACATTCCCTCTTGGGTGGCTGATCTGGTGGGGATGGGATCTGGTCCCACCTCAGCTGGAGGACCCCGTGCTGCTCACAGTGATCCTTTCCGGCGCAGGCTTGCTGCAGGCGTATGTGCTCTGGCGTATCCTGCGGGGCCCTTCGCTCCACGAGGGCGGGACCGCCTGA
- a CDS encoding ArsR/SmtB family transcription factor, which yields MTATAGACCSPIAREPLSETDAAELAALLKAVADPVRLRLLSMIGSHPGGEACVCDLTDAFDLTAPTISHHLKVLRTAGLIGSERRGTWVYYWIIPRQVARLGELFTPLAEPAVTA from the coding sequence GTGACCGCCACCGCAGGAGCGTGCTGCTCCCCGATCGCGCGCGAGCCGCTGTCGGAGACAGACGCCGCCGAGCTCGCCGCGCTCCTGAAGGCTGTCGCCGATCCCGTACGGCTCCGCCTGCTGTCCATGATCGGCTCCCACCCGGGCGGGGAGGCGTGCGTCTGCGATCTGACCGACGCCTTCGACCTCACCGCCCCCACCATCAGCCACCACCTGAAAGTCCTGCGTACAGCCGGGCTGATCGGCAGTGAGCGCCGTGGCACCTGGGTCTACTACTGGATCATCCCGCGGCAGGTCGCCCGGCTCGGCGAGCTGTTCACCCCGCTCGCCGAACCCGCCGTCACCGCTTGA
- a CDS encoding arsenate reductase/protein-tyrosine-phosphatase family protein: MDIEENRALVARARVHAALGEPARLAIVDHLALGDASPGEIGQRLGLPTNLLAHHLKILDQAGLIRRRQSEGDRRRSYLHLVPGALAGLLPAPLRHAPRVVFVCTHNSARSQLAAALWARTGSVPAVSAGTSPAARVHHHAVAIARRHGLSLASARPRHLEDVLRPDDLVVAVCDNAHENLGDRLGGVDRLHWSIPDPVRAGTGTAFEHAYTDIAGRIDRLAPAVHHPRKK, encoded by the coding sequence ATGGACATTGAGGAGAATCGGGCGCTGGTGGCCCGGGCGCGTGTGCATGCTGCGCTCGGCGAGCCCGCCCGCCTGGCGATCGTCGACCACCTTGCCCTGGGCGACGCGTCGCCCGGAGAGATCGGTCAGAGACTGGGGCTGCCCACCAACCTGCTCGCCCACCACCTGAAGATCCTCGATCAGGCGGGGCTGATCCGGCGGCGCCAGTCGGAGGGCGACCGGCGACGCAGCTACCTGCACCTGGTGCCCGGCGCGCTGGCCGGTCTGCTGCCGGCCCCGCTGCGGCATGCGCCCCGGGTGGTGTTCGTCTGCACCCACAACTCGGCGCGTTCCCAGCTCGCCGCGGCGTTGTGGGCGCGTACGGGCAGCGTGCCCGCCGTCTCGGCCGGCACCAGCCCGGCTGCGCGCGTGCATCACCACGCGGTGGCCATCGCCCGGCGGCACGGACTGTCGCTCGCCTCCGCCCGCCCCCGTCACCTCGAGGACGTGCTACGCCCGGACGACCTGGTCGTGGCGGTCTGCGACAACGCCCACGAAAACCTGGGCGATCGGCTCGGTGGCGTCGACCGGCTGCACTGGTCGATCCCCGACCCGGTGCGGGCAGGCACCGGCACCGCCTTCGAGCACGCCTACACCGATATCGCCGGTCGGATCGACCGGCTGGCTCCGGCCGTCCACCACCCCCGGAAGAAGTGA
- a CDS encoding FluC/FEX family fluoride channel encodes MQEPVAPIDSDVAVRAEIRPSAWPVLAAISLGGVLGALARYGVSLALPHAPTGFPWSTFLINVSGCLLIGVLMVLVNEMRTGRLLRPFWGVGVLGGYTTFSTYIIDIHQAMRAGAPGVALAYLLATLVAALLAVWAGTAMTAQVLAIARRRREQRRQR; translated from the coding sequence ATGCAAGAGCCTGTTGCCCCCATTGATTCCGATGTGGCCGTGCGAGCCGAGATCCGGCCGAGCGCGTGGCCGGTGCTGGCGGCCATCTCCCTCGGCGGTGTGCTGGGTGCGCTGGCGCGCTACGGCGTCTCCCTTGCTCTGCCGCACGCCCCAACGGGATTCCCATGGTCGACGTTCCTGATCAACGTGTCGGGCTGCCTGCTGATCGGCGTCCTCATGGTGCTGGTCAATGAGATGCGGACAGGGCGGCTGCTGCGCCCGTTCTGGGGCGTGGGCGTCCTGGGCGGTTACACCACCTTCTCGACCTACATCATCGACATTCATCAGGCGATGCGCGCCGGTGCACCCGGGGTGGCCCTGGCCTACCTGCTCGCCACGCTGGTCGCCGCCCTGCTGGCGGTCTGGGCGGGCACGGCGATGACTGCTCAAGTCTTGGCGATCGCTCGGCGTCGGCGCGAACAAAGGAGGCAGCGGTGA
- a CDS encoding DUF190 domain-containing protein, which produces MKLHGPALRLTVFVGDTDTWHHKPLYHEIVHRAHSAGLAGASVFRGMEGYGASNHIHTTRILSLSEDLPVAVVIVDAADKIRSFLPQLDELISEGLVILDEVEVIRYVGRPAGQEGRR; this is translated from the coding sequence GTGAAACTCCATGGACCCGCACTACGGCTGACCGTCTTCGTGGGCGACACCGACACCTGGCACCACAAGCCGCTCTACCACGAGATCGTCCATCGCGCGCACTCCGCCGGGCTGGCCGGCGCGAGCGTGTTTCGCGGCATGGAAGGCTACGGCGCCTCTAACCACATCCACACCACCCGCATCCTGTCTCTGTCGGAGGACCTGCCGGTGGCCGTCGTCATCGTCGACGCGGCCGACAAGATCCGCAGCTTCCTCCCCCAGTTGGACGAGCTGATCAGCGAGGGCCTGGTCATACTCGATGAGGTTGAGGTGATCCGCTACGTGGGCCGTCCGGCCGGACAGGAGGGACGCCGATGA
- a CDS encoding ArsR/SmtB family transcription factor, giving the protein MELLETLECCSPLAGEPLDTGQALRLARVFKALGDPVRLRIVSIVASHAGGEACVCDLTASFDVSQPTISHHLKVLKQVGLLTSERRASWVYYRIVPEMMAELSALLDVSKALDGSREAGVSRQGGGR; this is encoded by the coding sequence GTGGAGCTGCTTGAGACGCTGGAATGTTGTTCGCCACTGGCCGGCGAACCGCTCGACACCGGGCAGGCGCTTCGGCTGGCTCGGGTGTTCAAGGCGCTGGGGGATCCGGTACGGCTGCGCATCGTGTCGATCGTGGCCAGTCACGCGGGCGGCGAGGCGTGCGTGTGCGACCTGACGGCGAGCTTCGATGTGTCGCAGCCGACCATCAGTCACCACCTCAAGGTGCTCAAGCAGGTCGGGCTGTTGACCAGCGAGCGGCGCGCCTCGTGGGTCTACTACCGCATCGTGCCCGAGATGATGGCTGAACTGTCTGCCCTGTTGGACGTCTCCAAAGCGCTGGACGGGTCCCGGGAGGCCGGCGTTTCGCGTCAGGGTGGTGGCCGATGA
- a CDS encoding FadR/GntR family transcriptional regulator, with product MVKAEPLTRAEALAADIESMIVERGLGAGDLIGTMEEFRDHSGYGRATISEAARLLNDRGSVEIRPGRGGGLFVAQPNPIVRLRHTLLTVRRMPTTVADAIAVREALEPLIATDAAQHRSRQDISDLRRHMTHLKRATTSTDRFMRANWALHERIAEISPNHLAKAVYLSMTRFITEMSEHADPDDSRKEDYLRLRLEVHAELVDAIIAGDVARTVAAVERHHAPS from the coding sequence GTGGTTAAGGCTGAACCTCTGACGCGCGCGGAGGCGCTGGCCGCAGACATCGAGTCGATGATCGTCGAACGCGGGCTGGGCGCCGGCGACCTGATCGGCACGATGGAGGAGTTCCGCGACCACTCCGGTTACGGGCGCGCGACCATCAGCGAAGCCGCGCGCCTGCTCAACGACCGCGGCAGCGTCGAGATCCGTCCCGGACGCGGTGGCGGCCTGTTCGTGGCCCAGCCCAACCCGATCGTGCGGCTGCGGCACACCCTGCTGACCGTGCGGAGGATGCCCACCACCGTGGCCGACGCCATCGCCGTACGCGAGGCGCTGGAGCCGCTGATCGCCACCGACGCGGCGCAGCACCGGAGCCGGCAGGACATCTCCGACCTGCGCCGGCACATGACCCATCTCAAACGCGCGACGACCAGCACCGACCGCTTCATGCGCGCCAACTGGGCCCTGCACGAGCGCATCGCCGAGATCAGCCCCAACCACCTGGCCAAAGCCGTCTACCTGAGCATGACCCGGTTCATCACCGAGATGTCAGAGCATGCCGATCCCGACGACAGCCGCAAGGAGGACTATCTCCGCCTGCGGCTGGAGGTGCACGCTGAGCTGGTGGACGCGATCATCGCGGGCGATGTCGCGCGAACCGTGGCGGCCGTCGAGCGCCACCATGCACCCTCGTGA
- a CDS encoding MIP/aquaporin family protein: MSLPRRLLAEFVGTALLVTVVVGSGIMAQTLSPGDVGLQLLENSTATVFGLGVLIVVLGPVSGAHFNPVVSAADWWYLRQGGAGSRIGDLAAYAVAQILGGIGGAILANLMFDKPAISWSTHERAAPHLWLGEVVATAGLVLVIFCLVRAGRAAVAPIAVASYIGAAYWFTSSTSFANPAVTIGRAFSDTFAGIAPESLPGFIAAQMVGGVVGLLLVRGLFGRVETIVQEPVVPHAAGPGS; encoded by the coding sequence ATGAGCCTGCCGCGGCGGCTGCTGGCCGAGTTCGTGGGCACGGCGCTGCTGGTGACTGTGGTGGTGGGCTCGGGGATCATGGCCCAGACGCTGTCTCCGGGTGACGTGGGCCTGCAACTGCTGGAAAACTCCACCGCGACCGTGTTCGGGCTCGGCGTGCTGATCGTGGTGCTCGGCCCGGTGTCGGGAGCCCACTTCAACCCGGTGGTGTCGGCGGCAGACTGGTGGTATCTGCGGCAGGGCGGGGCCGGGTCGCGCATCGGTGACCTGGCCGCCTACGCCGTCGCGCAGATCCTCGGCGGCATCGGCGGGGCCATCCTGGCCAACCTGATGTTCGACAAGCCCGCGATCTCCTGGTCCACGCATGAGCGAGCTGCGCCGCATCTGTGGCTGGGCGAAGTCGTCGCCACCGCGGGGCTGGTGCTGGTCATCTTCTGCCTGGTACGGGCGGGACGGGCGGCCGTCGCGCCGATCGCGGTGGCGAGCTATATCGGCGCGGCCTACTGGTTCACCTCCTCCACCAGCTTCGCCAACCCCGCCGTCACGATCGGCCGGGCGTTCTCCGACACCTTCGCCGGGATCGCACCGGAGTCGCTGCCTGGCTTCATCGCAGCGCAAATGGTCGGCGGCGTCGTTGGTCTCCTGCTGGTGCGCGGCCTGTTCGGCCGTGTCGAAACCATCGTGCAAGAGCCTGTCGTGCCGCATGCGGCAGGTCCCGGCTCTTGA